The proteins below come from a single Phycisphaerae bacterium genomic window:
- a CDS encoding zf-HC2 domain-containing protein, which produces MDCREAESLIDTYLDRELDQARTAALEAHVRACPECRESLGRLIEFLRSDDTVAAPEGLSDRIVRTVERRMAGRSRRWMKLTAAGMAVAAAAALWVVGWWELGQSHAPGRESQPPVVQVSPWMASGMVQAVATQAGPAGPVISAAQAHLLERSAHEPLERLGRALADRALVRTGETARARQPLPEEARLAVLTSLYGVWR; this is translated from the coding sequence GCGAGGCGGAAAGCCTGATCGACACGTACCTGGATCGCGAGTTGGACCAGGCGCGGACGGCGGCTCTGGAGGCGCACGTACGGGCGTGTCCGGAGTGCCGGGAGAGTTTGGGGCGGCTGATCGAGTTCCTTCGGTCGGACGATACGGTGGCGGCGCCGGAAGGGTTGTCGGACCGGATCGTGCGGACGGTGGAGCGTCGGATGGCCGGCCGGTCTCGGCGTTGGATGAAGCTGACAGCAGCGGGAATGGCCGTAGCGGCAGCGGCTGCGCTGTGGGTGGTCGGCTGGTGGGAGTTGGGCCAGAGCCACGCACCGGGGCGAGAATCACAGCCGCCTGTGGTTCAGGTTTCGCCGTGGATGGCGAGCGGGATGGTGCAGGCGGTGGCGACACAGGCCGGGCCGGCGGGGCCGGTCATTTCGGCGGCCCAGGCGCATCTGTTGGAGCGCAGCGCCCACGAGCCGCTGGAGCGGCTGGGGCGGGCCCTGGCGGATCGGGCGCTGGTGCGGACGGGCGAGACGGCCCGGGCGAGGCAGCCTCTGCCGGAGGAGGCGAGGCTGGCGGTGTTGACTTCACTCTATGGGGTATGGCGTTAG